The genomic interval CATCAGCTAGGATGAGTCTTTTGACATGGGTCACTTACATGCGGGCCTTTTggaaatgtgggacccacataccAGTCACTCAAAATCAGAGGACAGAGTCGTGTAGAGGATCTTTCCAGTTTCCATGATACCATCTCTTTCTGCTTGCACAAAAGCAGCGAAGGTGCTGAAAAATGCTCACCGTCTCGCCGACGCCTCTGATGACGCCCTCCGGCACCAGCGCGAGCACCGGCGGCAGGTTGAAGCCGACGCTCATCTCGACGTGGCCCCTCAggctcttcctcccctccggccgcggGTACAGCGACCCGCGGACGGTCAGGGCGAGGTGCGACGGCATCGCGTTGCTGTCCAGCCCGTCCAGCTTGTAGTCCGTCTGCTCCCCCGCCATAGCAGCGTTTCAGAGCTTTCAGAGTTCTGAACTTTCTCTGACAGAAAATGcaggaagagaaaaataaaatgggcGGCGAATTGTTACCACTTCCATGAGCAGGAGGCTGGTTGCCTTGACGGGGACGTGCGGCGGGTACTCCTTGCCGCCGGATTTGCTTACGAACCGCATCACGATCACCGGCGACGCCGACAGGAACAGGAACTGGATCGGCAGAAGCTGCACGCTCCATTCTTCctgcaggaaaaaaaagaactctcTTTTATCCTCGCAGAAATAGAAAAAGCTGATCATCCTTGCAGAAATGAAGCCATGATCGCCGGAGAGAAATTGTTGCTGACGACgagacaaaaaaaagagagcaaagCTTCAACATTTTGCATGCTTTGCAGTTTGCACAAAGTGAAGTTGAGAAAAGGAAATTGGGGAAGAAATGGTGATGTGCAACTGAACTCACATCACTGAGCTTGGTTCTCTTGCGCTTATCAGGGAACACGGCTCCAACAATCCTGGGCCTGTTCTGAAGGTACTCATCGATGGATGCCTGCATCAGGAAATTCCCAGGGAAGAGTCAGATCATCTCAAAGAGTGTTAACTGATCATCTCCCAAATCTTACATGCTACATGCATCAGGCAAGAAACCTACCCCTGGAGTCTCGGTCATGGGGATGTCAGTGTTGAATCTGTAGGAGAAGGTGAACATGTCTCTCGGATTGATCTTCTCCTTCGACTTCGACTTGTTGCCATAGGAAGGAGTCTTGAGAGTACATGTCGTGAGCATCCTCGACGACGGTGAAACACCCAGAGGAAGATCATTTCTtgatcttgatcttgatattTCTCCCACTGATCTGGATGGTGTCACCCTGGTGCAGATGCACTGCATGCTCCTGCTACTACCTGCAACACACTACTTGCACTGTTACATTGCTCTCGTGTATTCAAGTGTAAGTAGCATGCTGTTAGAATATTGTTTCCTTGAAACGGAGGAGAGTTAGGCACCTGGATGGATGGCATGATGAGATGAGCTGACACTTAGCAATGCCATCTTCTTCCCTGTAATGGTatcctttctcttctttttcttcagaGATGGAAGTTGTGAGCTACACTTGTTGGTTGCTGGGCCAATAAGTAAACTCCAACGAGGTGTGCAGAATTTGCAGAGTTGAGTATTCTTGCAAGTAAACGCAAACGGAGTCTGTAGGCCCTACAGGGCGTTTATTTCTTCCGGGGTTTGTTAGGAGTTTCTGAATTTTGTCTTGGTTTTTACGGCATGTGGGGCTTCGACTTTCAACTTCAGTGTTTCATTTCAACTGCGGCCTTCTCTTCTCTGACGAGGTTTGCCGGCTTCAGTATTTCAGGCTTGTAACTCTGAAAACGACCAAAGGGAAAAATAACGAACCGAGGCGAATGAAATTTCAAGATGCCTGCATAAAACTGAAACAGGTCTAAAAATTTgctcttttaaaatttttatttccctttttttcttggCTGAAGATCATATGTGAACGTGTAAGGTTACggcctctgtttcatattataagtcttttgaatttttttttcttagtcaaccTTCTCTAAGTTGTTATTAAGTTTTTAGAGAAATATTAGTAACATTTCCAATATGAAACAAACATTGTATCAAGTTtattcaatgttaaatataataaaactaatttggtgttacagATGTTGCTAGTTTTTTATGTAATATTGATCAAACCTAAATAAcattgactaagaaaaaatattttttctttctcgCCCCCTTGTAGAGAAtcagaaaagaaatatattttctcaGCATAATCAAACTCTTTCTTGAGGAAAATGAGGTGTGTGCAATTGTAATCTAGGACAAACGAAGGCTAAATTGAGTCGATAAATTGTTTCCAAAAGATAGGCTCTTTCAGATATTTTAACGAGTCTTCGGCGTGCACGTAAGCTCGAACACGACAACCATCCAAAAACTCTATTACACGTACTATGTAATAGTATGCCCGGGCATAACACATGCTAAAATCATGTATTGATTTCTTACTTCAGATCTCCTAAACCATAGATACAGTCTTTGTGACCATTCTATTCCAGATCATCAAATAAACCTCTAGAAACATAAAGGAATCTTCCGACTAGCTCCGTAAGACAAGATGGTAGGGCTAGCCAACCTAAGTTTAAAGCTACACTCTGgatatttatgtttttctttttcaaataaaCCTCTACTACAAGCTTACTTGAGTACATTCTAGTTATGTAGTTGTCAAGAATATTCTCAGCATAATTATATCACCTTAAGTAATTGATCGGATTCAATAAAAATTTCCATAACCTTAAAAAAACGAGCTTAGTTCAAGCGATCATATCAGACTTCAGACATCCCCATGTGATGGCCTAAGTCTTGACAGTAATAGTAGGTGAACTGCCATATTTCAATGGAAGATCCCAAAGAAAATTTGTGCACTCCACTATTGCTACAGGACTTGCAGTACCACGGTTATTGCTACAGGAATAGCAGTACCAAACAATATCGGAGACAATAGATGAAAGCGATAGGCCTAGACTTCACAACGGCGAGATCACACGTAACGTAACCCAGTAGAGATTAGAAGAGCAGCATTACCAGCGTCCGTTTAGATAAGAAGAAAGCAAACAAGTGAGGAAATTTCGCTACAATGaccaaaggaaaagaaaatggcaCTACAGTTTACAAATCATATAACTGCACGGCACAACTCTGAATTTACTTGCAAAAGGTCAAAATCTGCCATGTGACCTTGGCCATTGTTacagatgtttttttttgtgcttttttttggAAGGAATTAAGGAATTGCATTAAGCTAAAAATGGTGTCAACTGCAGTGGTTGGAAATTTGTATTTTCAGCAATCTGTTTGAGTTACTCCATTATCCGTTTCTGAAGATTTTCTGTTGTTCAGAGCTCGATTCTTTTACCAAATATGccgaaaaaatatatcatattgcTGTTGATCATCTCCTATGGCTATACACACCCCACCACGGCACCACCCGCCGTtcgccttggcggcggcggcggcgacgacgacgcagagGGAGCATCGTGGTGGCGCAGCCGCGTGCTGGGCGCGCCGGCTGGGTGTTTGATAAAATGGCGAAAAGGAAGGTTTCCGATGGGAGCAGATCTTAATCCCTTGAGGGACGTTACTTTGTTAtttacatgtcacttaaatatctctgtaaaatttttaaaaaatatattaacatgtgatttATCACTCACAAACATATACATTCAAATTCATCATCTAcatctcgcaaaaaaaaaaaacaaatttgactgtgaatatacgctaactagctgtagtttaatttattttttgttgcaaaatatagaaattaaatata from Oryza glaberrima chromosome 3, OglaRS2, whole genome shotgun sequence carries:
- the LOC127764984 gene encoding uncharacterized protein LOC127764984 isoform X2 — protein: MALLSVSSSHHAIHPGSSRSMQCICTRVTPSRSVGEISRSRSRNDLPLGVSPSSRMLTTCTLKTPSYGNKSKSKEKINPRDMFTFSYRFNTDIPMTETPGASIDEYLQNRPRIVGAVFPDKRKRTKLSDEEWSVQLLPIQFLFLSASPVIVMRFVSKSGGKEYPPHVPVKATSLLLMEVTDYKLDGLDSNAMPSHLALTVRGSLYPRPEGRKSLRGHVEMSVGFNLPPVLALVPEGVIRGVGETVLRQLALQMKQDFDNGLAADFKRYRREKLTEKKTTP
- the LOC127764984 gene encoding uncharacterized protein LOC127764984 isoform X1, whose protein sequence is MPSIQCVAGSSRSMQCICTRVTPSRSVGEISRSRSRNDLPLGVSPSSRMLTTCTLKTPSYGNKSKSKEKINPRDMFTFSYRFNTDIPMTETPGASIDEYLQNRPRIVGAVFPDKRKRTKLSDQQFLSGDHGFISARMISFFYFCEDKREFFFFLQEEWSVQLLPIQFLFLSASPVIVMRFVSKSGGKEYPPHVPVKATSLLLMEVTDYKLDGLDSNAMPSHLALTVRGSLYPRPEGRKSLRGHVEMSVGFNLPPVLALVPEGVIRGVGETVLRQLALQMKQDFDNGLAADFKRYRREKLTEKKTTP